In Tamandua tetradactyla isolate mTamTet1 chromosome 7, mTamTet1.pri, whole genome shotgun sequence, the following are encoded in one genomic region:
- the C7H1orf202 gene encoding uncharacterized protein C1orf202 homolog, translating into MAEEPPCGPWRGGVQHELLKKLTRLQQGGARSGEPASDGGPSAGCWCWLRLLGRSVPRGPRRKKGKSGRPGRAAPGRGLWDHPGLQRMLQRLAAWRRRYLRPERLEEIPLLGLERARNAD; encoded by the coding sequence ATGGCGGAGGAGCCGCCCTGCGGGCCTTGGCGCGGCGGCGTCCAGCACGAACTGCTGAAGAAGCTGACGCGCCTGCAACAAGGCGGCGCGCGGAGCGGGGAGCCCGCTAGCGACGGCGGCCCCAGCGCCGGCTGCTGGTGCTGGCTGCGGCTGCTCGGGCGCAGCGTGCCGCGCGGCCCGCGCAGGAAGAAGGGCAAGTCCGGGCGGCCGGGCAGAGCGGCGCCGGGGCGCGGCCTGTGGGACCACCCAGGTCTGCAGAGGATGCTCCAGAGGCTGGCGGCGTGGAGGCGGCGCTACCTGCGGCCCGAGAGGCTGGAGGAGATCCCGCTGCTGGGGCTGGAGCGCGCGCGGAACGCCGACTAG